The following coding sequences are from one Eleginops maclovinus isolate JMC-PN-2008 ecotype Puerto Natales chromosome 13, JC_Emac_rtc_rv5, whole genome shotgun sequence window:
- the si:rp71-45k5.2 gene encoding LOW QUALITY PROTEIN: forkhead box protein Q1 (The sequence of the model RefSeq protein was modified relative to this genomic sequence to represent the inferred CDS: deleted 1 base in 1 codon) codes for MQNRTEKFGALVSPAINSPRVVFRKSTTYLAKIAVILQDAPGKMLTFTQLMEKLAPLISDDKRSVENNIRVCLSTNKCFVKIPVVPDALDSKRNYWKLDSRSITAKMARRHFKGILQLFPELASKVESENTSRPPRNCSAVHSPEPAACGAVQIRCEVKFSSPFSIESLLKRDSPSARASKASPRSSVLVKGDQQRHSIHRVLRKKSFSWDSEEPLLVRASAGSSPISSTGGSTHCGLAANGAVKPIRMHVCTESSFPVYTRARASPYFSSPHSGYITYSVPTFTHDALRFRL; via the exons ATGCAGAACAGGACTGAGAAGTTTGGCGCTCTTGTAAGTCCAGCCATCAACTCTCCGCGAGTTGTGTTCAGGAAGAGCACCACCTACCTGGCCAAGATCGCTGTCATCCTACAGGACGCTCCTGGCAAGATGCTCACTTTTACTCAG tTGATGGAGAAACTTGCACCATTAATCTCTGACGACAAAAGGTCTGTTGAGAACAACATCAGAGTTTGTTTatcaacaaacaaatgttttgtgaag attcCAGTTGTCCCAGATGCTCTGGATAGTAAGAGGAACTACTGGAAACTGGACTCCAGATCA ATCACAGCAAAGATGGCACGTCGTCACTTCAAAGGGATCCTGCAGCTCTTCCCAGAGTTGGCCTCCAAAGTGGAATCAGAGAACACCAGCAGACCACCGAGGAACTGCTCAGCTGTCCACTCTCCTGAACCTGCAGCCTGCGGAGCTGTTCAGATCAGATGTGAGGTGAAGTTCAGCAGTCCTTTCTCCATTGAATCCCTCCTGAAGAGAGACAGTCCTTCTGCTCGGGCCTCCAAAGCTTCTCCTCGGTCCAGTGTGCTGGTCAAAGGGGATCAGCAGCGTCACTCCATACACAGAGTTTTGAGAAAGAAGAGCTTCAGCTGGGACTCTGAGGAGCCTCTCCTCGTTCGGGCTTCAGCTGGTAGTTCTCCCATCAGCTCAACAGGGGGCAGCACACACTGTGGACTCGCTGCTAATGGAGCTGTTAAACCCATCAGGATGCATGTGTGCACTGAGTCCTCATTCCCTGTGTACACAAGAGCCAGAGCTTCTCCTTATTTCTCCAGCCCTCACAGCGGTTACATCACTTACTCTGTACCCACTTTTACCCATGATGCTCTCCGTTTCCGTTTGTAA